In a genomic window of Phragmites australis chromosome 14, lpPhrAust1.1, whole genome shotgun sequence:
- the LOC133891804 gene encoding chitin-inducible gibberellin-responsive protein 2-like: protein MADAPTSRMVCPFGNAPRQTPEQFLYSGNSQHICHPYQSDSDTHVVPQHHDTMKSHSPDAGFEDQETHKRYTLDSSAASGCMRHDSPSSQSLPTGSGSPLSHEDSHSGSTNGNGSPVSASCVTEDPNDLKQKLKDLEAAMLGTASEIADSLEISVANQLSLKPEECVHMTSMPRGNLKELLIACARAVGENNSFAINLMIPELQKMVSVSGEPLERLGAYMVEGLVARLASSGNSIYKTLKCKEPRSSELLSYMHFLYEACPYFKFGYMSANGAIAEAVKGEDRIHIIDFQISQGAQWISLLQALAARPGGPPFVRITGIDDSVSAYARGGGLELVGRRLSHIAGLCKVPFEFNALAVSGSEVEEGHLGIIPGEAVAVNFTLELHHIPDETVSTANHRDRILRLVKGLSPKVLTLVEQESNTNTAPFVQRFAETLDYYTAIFESIDLALPRDDRERINMEQHCLAREIVNLIACEGEERVERHEVFGKWKARLTMAGFRPSPLSALVNAAIKTLLQSYSPNYKLAERDGVLYLGWKNRPLVVSSAWH, encoded by the coding sequence ATGGCTGATGCTCCAACTTCCCGTATGGTGTGTCCCTTTGGAAATGCACCAAGGCAGACTCCAGAACAATTCCTATATTCTGGCAATTCGCAGCACATTTGTCATCCTTACCAATCAGATTCGGACACCCACGTCGTACCGCAGCATCATGATACCATGAAGTCTCATTCACCGGATGCTGGTTTTGAAGACCAGGAGACTCACAAGCGGTACACACTGGACTCCTCTGCAGCTTCTGGATGCATGAGACATGACTCTCCCTCCAGTCAGAGTCTCCCTACTGGGAGTGGCAGCCCTCTATCTCACGAAGACAGTCACTCCGGCTCCACCAATGGCAATGGATCACCTGTAAGCGCTTCGTGTGTCACCGAGGACCCTAACGATCTCAAGCAAAAGCTAAAGGATCTTGAGGCTGCAATGCTTGGGACAGCCTCAGAGATAGCCGATAGCCTCGAGATCTCCGTGGCAAACCAACTTTCATTAAAACCGGAGGAGTGTGTGCACATGACGAGCATGCCCAGAGGCAACCTGAAGGAGCTGCTGATTGCTTGTGCTAGAGCAGTGGGAGAGAATAACAGCTTCGCGATCAATTTGATGATTCCAGAGTTGCAGAAAATGGTGTCAGTGTCCGGTGAACCACTCGAGAGGTTGGGAGCCTATATGGTGGAAGGGCTTGTTGCCAGGCTCGCCTCCTCTGGTAACTCGATCTACAAAACTTTGAAGTGCAAAGAGCCAAGGAGTTCTGAACTCCTATCCTACATGCATTTCCTGTATGAGGCCTGCCCCTACTTCAAGTTCGGCTACATGTCAGCTAATGGTGCAATCGCAGAGGCTGTCAAGGGAGAAGACAGGATCCATATCATTGACTTCCAAATCTCTCAAGGTGCCCAGTGGATTTCTCTCCTTCAAGCCCTTGCAGCCAGGCCTGGTGGACCGCCATTCGTGAGGATCACCGGCATTGATGATTCAGTCTCAGCTTACGCCCGAGGCGGCGGGCTGGAGTTAGTTGGCAGGAGGCTGTCACACATTGCTGGCCTGTGCAAGGTGCCCTTCGAGTTCAATGCACTTGCTGTCTCGGGCAGTGAAGTGGAAGAGGGACATCTGGGTATCATCCCCGGTGAAGCCGTCGCTGTGAACTTCACCCTGGAGCTGCACCACATCCCGGACGAGACCGTGAGCACGGCGAACCACCGGGACCGGATCCTGAGGCTGGTGAAGGGCCTGTCCCCGAAGGTGCTCACCCTCGTGGAGCAGGAGTCCAACACGAACACCGCCCCCTTCGTGCAGCGGTTCGCGGAGACGCTCGACTACTACACGGCCATCTTCGAGTCCATCGACCTTGCGCTTCCCCGGGACGACAGGGAGAGGATCAACATGGAGCAGCACTGCCTGGCAAGGGAGATCGTGAACCTGATCGCCTGCGAGGGCGAGGAGAGGGTGGAGCGGCACGAGGTCTTCGGGAAATGGAAGGCGCGCCTGACGATGGCCGGGTTCAGGCCCTCCCCGCTCAGCGCGTTGGTGAACGCTGCCATCAAGACGCTGCTGCAGAGCTACTCGCCCAACTACAAGCTCGCCGAAAGGGACGGGGTGCTCTACCTCGGATGGAAGAACAGGCCCCTGGTGGTCTCGTCCGCATGGCACTAG
- the LOC133891803 gene encoding WRKY transcription factor SUSIBA2-like codes for MADSPNPSSGDLPAGVEGSPEKRPPADRRVAALAGAGARYKAMSPARLPISREPCLTIPAGFSPSALLESPVLLTNFKVEPSPTTGTLNMAAIINKSTHPDILPSPRDKSVGSGHEDGGSRDFEFKPHLNSSTQSAAPAINDPKHHDTCMQNHSLNHTSSSGNSMTENRSLCSRESTHTVNVSSPPNQPVAMVGPADNIPAEVGTSELHQMNNSENAVHETQPENVAEKSAEDGYNWRKYGQKHVKGSENPRSYYKCTHPNCEVKKLLERSLDGQITEVVYKGRHNHPKPQPNRRLAAGTVPSSQGEERYDGVATAEDKPSNVISNLLNQVHSAGMIEPVPGPASDDDIDAGGGRPYPGDDANEEDDLDSKRRKMESAGIDAALMGKPNREPRVVVQTVSEVDILDDGYRWRKYGQKVVKGNPNPRSYYKCTHTGCPVRKHVERASHDPKSVITTYEGKHNHEVPASRNASHEMSTAPMKTTVHPINSNMPGLNGMMRVCEARTFTNKYSQAAESDTISLDLGVGMSPNHSDATNQMQPSVPDPMQYQMQSMGPVYGNMGFSGMPMPTVPGNAPSSIYGSREDKGSEGFTFKATPLDRSANLCYSSAGNLVMGP; via the exons ATGGCCGATTCGCCAAACCCTAGCTCCGGGGACCTCCCCGCCGGCGTCGAGGGCTCACCGGAGAAGCGGCCCCCGGCGGATCGGCGGGTGGCGGCGcttgccggcgccggcgcgaggTACAAGGCGATGTCCCCCGCGCGGCTGCCGATCTCGCGCGAGCCCTGCCTCACCATCCCCGCGGGATTCAGCCCCTCCGCGCTCCTCGAGTCCCCCGTCCTCCTCACCAACTTCAAG GTTGAACCCTCTCCCACAACTGGTACTCTGAACATGGCTGCGATCATCAACAAAAGCACTCACCCGGACATACTGCCTTCACCTAGGGATAAATCAGTTGGTAGTGGCCATGAAGATGGGGGTTCTCGGGATTTTGAATTCAAGCCTCATCTCAATTCATCCACACAATCAGCG GCTCCTGCTATCAATGATCCAAAACATCATGACACTTGTATGCAAAATCATAGCCTGAATCATACCTCATCATCTGGCAATTCGATGACAGAGAATAGATCTCTCTGTTCACGGGAGTCAACTCACACAGTGAATGTTTCATCTCCTCCAAACCAACCTGTTGCAATGGTTGGTCCGGCTGACAACATTCCTGCTGAAGTTGGTACATCAGAGTTGCACCAGATGAATAACTCTGAAAATGCTGTGCATGAGACACAGCCTGAAAATGTAGCTGAAAAATCAGCCGAGGATGGCTATAACTGGCGCAAATATGGACAGAAGCATGTCAAGGGAAGTGAAAATCCTAGAAGTTATTACAAGTGCACACATCCTAATTGTGAAGTAAAAAAACTATTGGAGCGTTCGCTTGATGGTCAAATTACTGAAGTTGTATATAAAGGGCGTCATAATCATCCTAAGCCCCAGCCTAATAGGAGGTTAGCTGCTGGTACGGTTCCTTCAAGCCAGGGTGAAGAAAGATATGATGGTGTGGCAACTGCTGAAG ACAAGCCCTCAAATGTTATTTCCAACCTCTTGAATCAAGTACATTCAGCTGGCATGATTGAGCCTGTTCCAGGTCCAGCTAGTGATGATGACATCGATGCTGGAGGTGGAAGACCCTACCCTGGGGATGATGCTAACGAGGAGGATGATTTGGATTCAAAACGCAG GAAAATGGAATCTGCTGGTATTGATGCTGCTTTGATGGGTAAACCAAATCGTGAGCCCCGTGTTGTTGTACAAACTGTTAGTGAGGTTGACATCTTAGATGATGGGTATCGCTGGCGCAAGTATGGGCAGAAAGTAGTGAAAGGAAACCCCAATCCACG GAGTTACTATAAGTGCACACACACAGGATGCCCTGTCAGGAAGCATGTTGAGAGAGCATCGCACGACCCAAAGTCTGTGATAACAACATATGAAGGAAAACATAACCATGAAGTCCCTGCTTCCAGGAATGCAAGCCATGAGATGTCCACAGCTCCCATGAAGACTACTGTGCATCCTATTAATAGCAATATGCCGGGCCTTAATGGCATGATGAGAGTATGTGAAGCCAGGACTTTCACCAATAAATATTCTCAAGCAGCTGAAAGCGACACTATCAGTCTTGACCTTGGTGTTGGTATGAGCCCAAACCACAGCGATGCAACAAACCAAATGCAACCTTCAGTTCCAGATCCGATGCAGTATCAAATGCAATCCATGGGTCCTGTGTATGGTAACATGGGATTTTCAGGAATGCCAATGCCAACAGTGCCTGGAAATGCACCTAGCAGTATATACGGTTCCAGAGAAGACAAAGGAAGTGAAGGATTTACTTTCAAAGCCACACCGTTGGACCGTTCAGCAAACCTATGCTACAGTAGTGCAGGTAATTTAGTGATGGGCCCATGA